The following coding sequences lie in one Arthrobacter sp. SLBN-122 genomic window:
- a CDS encoding DUF4229 domain-containing protein, with protein MAFLKYSLIRLAIFVPLFALFALLQVGVLMSVICAALIAFAISYLFFQKQRDAAAAALQHRFSGKAKPLRSAGEVQDANAEDALLDANPDITINNAKGSNHKG; from the coding sequence GTGGCCTTTTTGAAATATTCCCTGATCCGGCTGGCGATCTTCGTGCCCCTGTTTGCCCTGTTCGCGCTTCTGCAGGTGGGAGTGCTGATGTCCGTGATCTGCGCCGCGCTGATTGCCTTTGCCATCAGTTACCTCTTCTTCCAGAAGCAGCGCGACGCCGCCGCAGCAGCCCTGCAGCACCGATTCTCAGGGAAGGCCAAGCCGCTGCGTTCCGCCGGCGAGGTCCAGGACGCCAACGCCGAGGACGCCCTGCTTGACGCCAATCCGGACATCACCATCAACAACGCCAAAGGCAGCAACCACAAGGGCTAG
- a CDS encoding PLD nuclease N-terminal domain-containing protein: MLFRVALAVAVLVIFVYGLVDVIRTEGRLTRGISKPAWIIVQIVLPVLGAILWLVIGRPRGTAQPRPSYPHPTAPDDDPDFLRNLEARRRNQAEAERLKKLRDELEAKAKEDGGKGRRGTDEHDADGLK, translated from the coding sequence ATGCTCTTCCGTGTGGCTTTGGCCGTCGCAGTCCTCGTCATCTTCGTGTATGGCCTGGTGGACGTGATTCGCACTGAGGGCCGCCTGACCCGTGGAATATCAAAACCGGCCTGGATCATCGTGCAGATCGTCCTGCCCGTCCTGGGTGCCATCCTGTGGCTCGTGATCGGCAGGCCGCGCGGCACGGCGCAGCCGCGCCCCAGCTACCCGCATCCCACCGCCCCCGACGATGATCCGGATTTCCTCCGCAACCTTGAGGCCCGCCGGCGCAACCAGGCCGAGGCGGAGCGCCTGAAGAAGCTCCGGGATGAGCTGGAGGCGAAAGCCAAGGAGGACGGCGGCAAAGGCCGGCGCGGCACCGATGAACACGATGCCGACGGACTGAAGTAG
- a CDS encoding dynamin family protein, which produces MTPSTTAGAAGLIREALEVYAGDPQATAGLHGYARRLAEPLRIAVAGMVKAGKSTLLNAIIGEEIAPTDTGECTRIVTWYRHGHTPRITLHPAKGEPRNLPLKRVDGRLVFVLDGVQAEDVERLDVEWPAPALQAMTLIDTPGIASLSRDVSARSVRFLTPEDSASEADAVIYLMRHLHASDLRFLESFRDTGAGRSGTVNALAVLSRADEVGAGRIDSLLSAGTIAERYSRDPNLRKLALGVVPVAGLLAQSARTLRQPDFEALQLLATLDRAARERMMLSADRFRRAREPEGLTEEARSSLLARYGLFGIRLAVVLIRNGYPEPTPLAHELARRSGLDPLLDVLDRQFQARAEALKARTALVAVGNLLDSRPREGSEQLAASLERLQANAHEFRELRLLAALRTTGVDLAPELAAEAERLIGGHGTAPDLRLGLAAGSSLNVLAAEARRCLARWRRVSESPLTPRSALEACRVVIRSCEGVLADLADRDSHARSA; this is translated from the coding sequence ATGACACCGTCCACTACCGCGGGGGCAGCTGGACTGATCCGGGAAGCGCTGGAAGTTTACGCCGGCGACCCGCAGGCCACTGCTGGGCTGCACGGCTATGCGCGGCGCCTGGCGGAGCCATTGAGAATTGCCGTTGCCGGCATGGTGAAGGCAGGGAAGTCAACGCTCCTCAACGCCATCATCGGTGAGGAGATTGCACCCACTGATACCGGCGAATGCACCCGGATCGTCACATGGTACCGGCACGGGCATACCCCCCGCATCACCCTCCACCCCGCCAAGGGGGAGCCCCGGAACCTGCCGTTGAAGCGCGTGGACGGGCGCCTGGTCTTCGTCCTTGACGGCGTCCAGGCAGAAGACGTGGAACGGCTCGACGTCGAATGGCCCGCCCCGGCCCTGCAGGCCATGACGCTGATCGACACCCCCGGCATCGCCTCCCTCTCCCGGGACGTGTCAGCGCGATCCGTAAGGTTCCTGACCCCGGAGGATTCGGCGTCGGAAGCTGATGCCGTCATCTACCTGATGCGCCACCTGCATGCATCCGACCTCCGGTTCCTTGAATCCTTCCGGGACACCGGGGCAGGCCGCTCGGGTACCGTCAACGCCCTCGCGGTGTTGTCCCGGGCCGACGAGGTGGGGGCGGGCCGCATCGACTCCCTGCTGTCCGCCGGCACCATCGCGGAAAGGTACAGCCGGGACCCCAACCTCCGGAAGCTGGCACTGGGCGTTGTCCCCGTCGCCGGACTGCTTGCCCAGAGCGCCCGTACCCTTCGCCAGCCGGACTTCGAGGCCCTCCAACTGCTGGCCACCCTGGACCGGGCCGCACGCGAACGCATGATGCTTTCGGCCGACAGGTTCCGCCGGGCCAGGGAACCTGAGGGACTAACGGAAGAAGCACGCTCCTCACTGCTGGCGCGCTACGGGCTTTTCGGTATCCGGCTGGCCGTTGTCCTCATCCGCAACGGATACCCGGAACCAACGCCGCTGGCCCACGAACTGGCCCGCCGCAGCGGCCTGGACCCCCTGCTGGACGTACTGGACCGGCAGTTCCAGGCGCGGGCCGAGGCGCTCAAGGCCAGGACAGCGCTGGTTGCGGTGGGGAACCTCCTGGACAGCCGTCCCCGCGAAGGATCGGAACAGTTGGCGGCGTCCCTGGAGCGGCTGCAGGCAAACGCGCATGAGTTCCGTGAGCTCCGGCTCTTGGCAGCCCTCCGGACCACCGGGGTGGACCTTGCCCCCGAACTGGCGGCAGAAGCTGAACGGCTCATCGGCGGCCACGGCACCGCTCCGGATCTGCGGCTGGGCCTGGCGGCCGGCTCCAGCCTGAATGTGCTGGCCGCCGAGGCGCGGCGCTGCCTTGCGCGTTGGCGCAGGGTTTCTGAAAGCCCGCTGACTCCCAGATCCGCCCTTGAAGCCTGCCGGGTGGTGATCCGCAGTTGTGAGGGTGTCCTGGCGGATTTGGCGGACAGGGACAGCCATGCCCGGTCGGCGTAG
- a CDS encoding dynamin family protein, which yields MTAGQLVRLVEEGLQLVGTGERADLRRRLAQAMARLQDPSIRVIVVGEFKQGKSKLINALVNAPVCPVDDDIATSVPTVVRYGDPASAAVLVPAPEQPGGEAAGDGGDSSVERRPVDLAELPALVSEQGNPGNSRKLVAAEVCLPRRILTGGLSIIDSPGVGGMGSTHTLTTLTALPTADAMLLVSDASQEYTEPELRFLRQAMRITPSVAAVLSKTDLYPEWRRVEELDRTHLDQVAPDIPLFPLSADLRLEASRLQDSELNAESGFPGLVAHLRNDVVGKAQRIQRRSVSQDLLSVTDNLRLSLQSELEALENPAGTPQMLADLERAKTEADEMRKRSARWQLTLSDGINDLIADMEYDLRDRLRRIQREAETAIDQGDPGPVWPQFSQWLEECVAAAVSDTFVWTSERSQWLAAHVAEHFAADEVSLPVLHVDDSGDALDPVDQMPGLDPGRVNPIQKVLIGMRGSYGGVLMFGLLTGIFGMALINPLSVGAGLLLGRKAYREDKETRLKRRQGEAKALVRRQLDDVTFQVGKQLKDRLRLVQRTIRDHFTEIADEYHRSLSDSVAAAQKAATSYAQEKEGRIRDIRAELKKVDALHRAAKAIAAEVIAAGTRSGAGVG from the coding sequence ATGACCGCCGGCCAGCTGGTGAGGCTCGTTGAAGAGGGCCTGCAGCTGGTGGGCACCGGAGAGCGTGCGGACCTGCGCAGGAGGCTGGCCCAGGCCATGGCCCGGCTGCAGGACCCCAGTATCCGGGTCATTGTGGTGGGGGAGTTCAAACAGGGGAAAAGCAAGCTCATCAATGCCCTGGTGAATGCACCGGTGTGTCCGGTGGACGACGACATTGCCACCTCGGTGCCCACCGTCGTCCGCTACGGGGACCCGGCCTCCGCCGCGGTGCTGGTCCCCGCGCCGGAACAGCCTGGCGGGGAGGCTGCAGGCGACGGCGGGGACAGCAGCGTGGAGCGCCGGCCCGTCGACCTGGCAGAGCTCCCGGCGCTCGTCTCGGAGCAGGGCAACCCGGGCAACAGCAGGAAACTCGTGGCCGCGGAAGTCTGCCTGCCCCGCCGGATCCTCACCGGGGGCCTCAGCATCATTGATTCCCCGGGCGTGGGCGGCATGGGCTCCACGCACACCCTCACCACCCTTACCGCCCTGCCCACCGCGGACGCCATGCTGCTGGTATCGGATGCGTCCCAGGAATACACGGAGCCGGAACTGCGGTTCCTGCGCCAGGCCATGCGGATCACCCCCAGTGTTGCGGCCGTCCTCTCCAAGACGGACCTCTACCCGGAATGGCGCCGGGTGGAGGAACTGGACAGGACACACCTGGACCAGGTGGCTCCGGACATTCCGCTGTTCCCGTTGTCCGCGGACCTCCGCCTTGAGGCCTCACGGCTCCAGGACAGCGAGCTCAACGCAGAGTCGGGTTTCCCCGGCCTGGTGGCCCACCTGCGCAATGATGTGGTGGGCAAGGCACAGCGCATCCAGCGCCGGTCCGTCAGCCAGGACCTGCTGTCCGTGACGGACAACCTGCGGCTGTCCCTGCAGTCCGAGCTTGAGGCCCTGGAAAACCCTGCCGGTACGCCGCAGATGCTTGCAGACCTTGAACGGGCCAAGACAGAGGCGGACGAGATGCGGAAACGCTCCGCGCGCTGGCAGTTGACCCTCAGCGACGGCATCAACGACCTCATTGCCGACATGGAGTACGACCTCCGGGACCGCCTGCGCCGGATCCAGCGGGAAGCCGAGACGGCCATAGACCAGGGCGATCCCGGCCCGGTCTGGCCCCAATTCTCCCAATGGCTCGAAGAGTGCGTCGCCGCGGCCGTCTCCGACACCTTCGTCTGGACCAGTGAGCGGTCGCAATGGCTGGCCGCACACGTGGCAGAACACTTCGCAGCCGACGAAGTATCACTGCCCGTTCTGCACGTGGATGACTCAGGGGACGCGCTGGACCCGGTGGACCAGATGCCGGGACTGGATCCGGGGCGCGTGAACCCGATCCAGAAAGTCCTGATCGGCATGCGCGGGTCCTACGGCGGGGTCCTGATGTTTGGCCTCCTGACGGGAATTTTCGGGATGGCCCTGATCAATCCGCTCTCGGTGGGCGCCGGACTGCTGCTGGGGCGCAAGGCCTACCGGGAGGACAAGGAAACGCGGCTCAAGCGGCGGCAGGGAGAAGCGAAAGCGCTGGTGAGGCGCCAGCTCGACGACGTAACGTTCCAGGTGGGAAAGCAGCTGAAGGACAGGCTCCGGCTGGTTCAGCGGACCATCCGCGACCACTTCACCGAGATCGCGGACGAGTACCACAGGTCGTTATCGGATTCGGTGGCCGCGGCCCAGAAGGCTGCCACATCTTACGCCCAGGAGAAGGAAGGACGCATCCGGGACATCAGGGCCGAACTCAAAAAGGTGGATGCGCTGCATCGCGCCGCTAAAGCCATAGCCGCGGAGGTTATTGCCGCCGGGACCCGCAGCGGGGCGGGGGTTGGATGA